From the Bacteroidales bacterium genome, the window AGGTAATCCTTTTATTATTGTAAAGGCTCGATATATTTGTTCGGCAAAAATGAGTCGTATCAACTGATGGTTAAAAGTCATTGATGACAAAGAAATAGAGGTGTACTTTTGCTTAAGCGAACGATGAATGCCATATGCACCACCAATAATAAAAACCAGTCGTTTTTTACCCGAATTTAACCATGTTTCAAGCTGATTGGCAAAACTAATAGAAGTGTAAGTTTTACCTTTTTCGTCTAATAAAACCACCAAATCGTTGGGTTCAATTTTTTTTTCAAAAAGAAGAGCTTCGGCTTGTATTTGTTCTTGAGGTACAAGTTTTCCATGGTTTTTAGGCTCTTGAACAACCTCTATTTCGATAGGGCAAAAATACGAGGTCCGTTTAAAAAATTCGTTAATGCCTTCGTTGATGTATGCACTATCGGTTTTCCCAAAAACAAGCAGGCAAATTTTCATTTATGAATTACAAAAAGCGTGGTCGTTTTTGTTCGTATAGTTTTTTAAGAATAGCGGCTGCGTCTTGGTATTTATTATTTAAAATCATAGCTGCAATAATGTAAGGTTTAAAGCCAGCTTCTTTATATGTAGCAATACGATAACGTTCGAATACCGAAGCAGCAACTTCGCCTTCTTTGCACGAAACACCCGAAATGTCGGCAGGTAAACAATGCATATAAAGTGCTTTACCTTGTTTGGTAAGCTTCATCTTTTCTTCGGTGCATTCCCAATTTTTATATTTAGCATTGTTGGCTAATGCTTCTTTTTCAAGTTCTTTTAAGCCTTCTTTATCGCCTTTTTGGAGTAATTCGGTTCTGCGTTGCATAATGCTAAAGGGTGCCCAACTCTTAGGATAAACGATATCGGCATCTTTAAAGGCTTCGTCCATGCTATTTGTGATGGTAAACTTACCACCGCTATTGGCAGCATTTTTCTTTGCAAGTTCTATTACTTCGGGGATTAAATCGTATCCTTCTGGATAAGCAAGTTCTACTTCCATTCCTAAGCGAGTCATTAAGCCAATGATGCCTTGAGGAACCGATAGTGGTTTGCCATAGCTTGGTGAATAAGCCCATGTCATGGCTATTTTTTCCCTTTAAGATTTTCGAGTGAACCGTAAACATTTTTTAGGTGTAATAAGTCGGCCATGCTTTGTGTGGGATGGTCGATATCGCATTGTAAGTTAATAATACCAGGGCGTGTTGGGAGTACTCCATTTTCGTAACCATCGTCTAATGCTTTGCCAACTTCGAGCATGTAGGTATGTCCTGCTCCTAAGAACATGTCGTCGCGAATGCCAATAATATCGGTTAAAAACGAAATCATATTGGCCGTTTCGCGTACGGTTTCGCCGTGAGCAATCTGCGATTTGCTTTCGTCTAAATCTTGAACTTCTAAACCGAGTAAGTTGCAAGCAGAAGCAAACGAAAATCGCGTACGTGTAGAATTGTCGCGAAAATTGGATATGGCTAAGCCCGAATCAAAAACTTTAGTAGAAATATTTTGATCTCTTAAATATTTCAATGCTTCGGCAACAAGCAAGGTTTGCTTTAGCTCGTCTTCGGTTTTATCCCATGTTAAAAGAAAATCTTTGCCGTAGAGTTGAGTTTTTAAATTTTTTATTTGCTCTAAATAGTTGTCAAATGTATTCATAAGCCATATTTTTAATTATATAACATAAGCAAAAGCTGCATAAAAGGCAGAAGCTGCAACTAAGTCGCTAATAGGCACTTTTTCGTTAGGTGCATGAGCTAAGACTTCGTTTCCAGGACCGAAGCCAATAACGGGAATACCGTAAACTCCATTT encodes:
- a CDS encoding 23S rRNA (pseudouridine(1915)-N(3))-methyltransferase RlmH, translated to MKICLLVFGKTDSAYINEGINEFFKRTSYFCPIEIEVVQEPKNHGKLVPQEQIQAEALLFEKKIEPNDLVVLLDEKGKTYTSISFANQLETWLNSGKKRLVFIIGGAYGIHRSLKQKYTSISLSSMTFNHQLIRLIFAEQIYRAFTIIKGLPYHNE